The genomic stretch CCTATTTCCTCCAGCAACAGTGCCACCACCAATTAAAGCACAGCTTTGATATGTCTCAACAGAGGTACTTTTTGCAAGAATACTTTAAGCATTCCTACTGTCCCTCTGATACAATTACCAAAGATGGTTCATGAACCACAAACATGGAAATGCTTTTTAAATTGGATGTTGAATCAATATTCAAAATGCAACCCAAACAGGCCTCATGCATTACAAtgaatatgtaatatattttaatttggaTCGAGACGGCAATCATTTACTCTCATCTATTGCTGATAGTATGCTTAAGTAGGCTCCATAACACAATGTCATGGACTTCAAAGGGTGTTTCCAATGTCAATGCAGCCATGAACCATGAGAAATTTTTGTAAAACACCTGGCATCTCCCAGCCAGTTCAAACATGGCTGCAAAAGAATcattcagcaagacaatgatacCTCAAACAAACCAAGAGCCAGGTAACTGACCACAAAATTACTGTTTTGCAATGTCCACCTCCAGACTTGAGCCAGATCAAAAATGTGTGGtttgaattgaagagggcagccgaaaagtgtgtgcgtgcaagcatgcatgtgtgtacacagagagacacacatggaccactctcattaacaaggtgtttttggcaacagaactgccgctcactggaaatcccaggagatcagcattttctgagattcTCAGACTGACACCctaaaaatattgaaaatattggtAGAGTAAGCTTAAGAATGTGCACCAGAAAAACACTGAGACAGCATCTTAGGCTACAGAATactgatttattttccaaaggGTTCTTATAAAACTACAAATAATTCAACACATGAGTGATGAAGATACAAAATGTGCAATGGTGGTACTTACAGAAATATGGGGGATTTTCTGCCTGCTCATATATTTTAAATCTTTCAATGACAGTTCATGAGCAACATGAAGCATGCAAGTGTTGTGAAAACACAGCCTAAAGAGCCACTAATGTGACATGGGCTACACAGTAACACTTGAGTCCGTCCCTAGGTGCAACTTGAAGGTGACTGGCCTTTTTTCCCCTTATGGTTCATCGTACTCTTAAGAACATGTTTTGAATCTTTATAAATACAGGTCAGTTTTAAATCAAGCTCAAGGAAATACCAGCATGGTGAACTGTGCCAGAGAATGATAGCTTAGTGTCATGCTGATGAGGGACTCCATGGTGGATCTTTGTCAAGTCAAACTAAAAGTGCTTTTGTCCCCACACAGACTAGTGGGCCTAGTAGGTCTGGTATATGTCACCTGGTATCTGATGGCATCACTGGGATATGATGTTTCATATGGAGACTGACATGTATATGCCATTATCACACAATACAATTTTATAATAATCATCCTACAATCAGCCACATACAGGAAAAACTGATCAAAATGAAAGGGACCATCACACTGATAGAATTTTACTCAGTGATAATGGTTCAGACTTTAACCTATACCTGTTTGTCTCCATATGTGATGACATATACTTGGGTGGATTGACATCAGATACCAGATGACCGACTAGTCTAGGCTATATATATGGGCGGAGACAAGGGTGCAATTAGTTTGACCTGAGGAAGATCCAACGTGAATTGAAGTTGTTTAATATTTGATACCAATAAAcgatgtatatgtgtgagtgtgcaggcaCTTCCTCGCCTCTACCTACATTACCCATCGAGCACAATGGTGTGTGAGAAACCGCCAGCATCCCTCAGCACAGTTCACACATTCTCAAACATACACTGTGGTATTTCTTTGCCACACATTaacaatggtaaaaaaaaaaacagttctatGTTAGGCTGTGTATTAACGCAATATGTTTGTTAATCGGTTAATCTTGGGTTATTTTTCAGCATACTGCTGTCAGaaatgtatgtacgtgtattattatacatatgcaaaaataatatttgtgtgtAGTGAGGATTCGGCCATTTTTGAGGTCAAGCTAAATTTCAGCAAAGAAACTGAAtcaaaaagctgaaattcgtgAAATGTTGTGTTCAGCGTGTAAGATGGAACTATTTTTGCAAACTGGGTGGAAAATCAGCAGTTATATTTTTATCTCCGTTCTATTTTTTCTCAGTGCTTGTTTTGGGAACTTGACAGCGGTGGCAGTGATGTACAACGTGGGGAAACTCCCCGTAGTTATTTTGTGTAGCGTCGACACACGCCAAACGGACACGAAGAAAATACGtcgaagcaaaaaaaaaaatttttttttaagaagaaaaaaaaaagccaccaTTCTAACTGGCAACGTAGGCGGGGGTTCCCGGAAATATTTTTGCTGTGACGTCTCCAGCACTAGAACTTACCATATATGGGTATACGTCTGTGCGTTATTGGAAAAGACCCCGGCGCGCTTACGTCACAGACGTCAAGGCAGTCTCGAGAATTGGGTGCATTGGTTTCACTAGTTCGCCAAAGTTGCTGCTCTATTTTTGCGGTTCCGGTTAATTTACTTGGGCTAAAATAAGAACCTAGTTTGGATCATCTTTGATATgaagaaattaaattgattgaaTCGATGTAGGAACAAATTTCAACCCAAAATACACAGAGTCGGGAAGTGATTTCACAAAGTATTTtacttaaatatattttgtacaaaAGACACACAAAAACGTTTGTCGGGATCAACCTGACAGACAATAACTTATTTCTTGGAATGTAGCATCAAACgacaatacaaaatacatttgtaaacacacaaagcataaaTTGCCTCCTTTATGATTGATACTGCGTGATAGGCGCTGAGTTGTCAAATGAGCTGTGCATTGCAGCCAAAAGTACCATTTAACGATCAACAAAAATAGGTTACATGAACCATATTTTTCTGTAGCCTACAtcagcttttaaaaacaaaccatACCCTaccattttcaaatgaaaacatgcaaatgagttggTGTAAATACTCAATATCCCAGTGCTCTAACGTTATTTGTTCAACAAATAGCCTAAAATATGAACATATCTTCCAGTGTATTGTTCAAAGCAATGTCCAATTGTCCATCACCGTCCCGCCGTTTAAAACGACTTAAGCTTTGTCGTCAACATGAGTTGACAACCACTGCTAACATGTGTCATAACTTTCTGCTTTAGTTGAGCCACTTGTTCTCGTAGTACTGAAGCAGTAGTTGAGAGCCCGGCATTGTCCGTCTTGAGAATTTTAACTTTGTCCTCCAGGCGGGAGATACGCTCAAGTTTGCGTCGCCGGCATTTAGTCGCTGCCTGTCGGTTTCTCATTCTCTTGCGCTCTGCCTTGATTCGCTCCTGGTTCTCCATGTCGATTGGTGACATTGGCGGGGACCCGTCGCTGCTCTGTGTATCAGGAACGGTTTGTGGTTCCTCTTTCAGAGCCATGAGTCGCTGTTGATGTAACCCTTGTCCTGGCAAAGAATGCTGAAAAAGCTGGGAGCCGTGGGTCGTTGCTTGATGATGCTGATACTGGTGATGAGGCAAGTAGCTGATGGTTGCGGAGGGATAGTTGGATGAAGATGTGAGGTTAGTGTTCGAAGAGTTCAGTGTTGTATATACAGGAAGTTCAGGTTGCAGGGATCCACCGAAGACACTAGAGGCCGCACTGCAATTCGTCACACCACCGGCTCCAATAGAAACGTTTGGTGGAGGCATCTGGTTCATCTTGTGGAGTTCGTCCAGAGCTTTTACGAAACCCTCCGCGAAACCCTCTTGCTCCTCTGTGATTCCCCGGGCGTAGAAGTATTGGCCAGGGGTGGGCGTAGTGGTAATAACACCGTTGCTGTTTTGGATGATCAGTCTCTCCAGTTCTGGAGAAGCAAGCTTCAGTGAGCCGACGTCTTCGGCCGAAGCTGGGTAGAAATCTGTCTCGGCTCGCAGCTGGGACTTGAGGTTCCGATAAGGCTCGGTCAAGTTCAAGTTCATGTTCTGGTTAAGGAGCTTGTAGTCGTGAAGGGCAGCGTCTGAGTGACCATAAGCAGAAAGAAACGAGTCGTCATGATAAAACGGTTGTTCCATTTTTGTAGACATACGATTCAAAGCACAAAATACTAACAGCAGACGTTTGTTGAGAAACAATATCGATGGTTCAAATGAACACCCTGCTCAACAAAACAAGGGCAACCCTCTTGAATGTCTTTTCAGCACTGAGATGCCCCGCAATGACAGTTTTATATTCAAGCTCAGCGGTatgaaagaacagaaaaaaaactcccaaaGTAGTTGAGCGCTACTGTACCAAGTCAAAAGATGCTGTTATTCTTGACAGTTGTATCAAAGTGATGTCCGATGTCTAATTCGTGGTTGTTCTCCGTGTCTGAGTCGGAACAGGTGAATGTTTCATAGGTCTACCTTAATGCAAACAAAGCTATATAATGCTTCGGGTCCACGTCCCGTCAAATGTGCACGTTACGTGCTGCAACGCTCAATTTATATATACACTGCCGGCCAggaagtcattgattggttggGACTCCAAAGACGATTTAACTCCACGCCCATAAACGTCAGATGGCGGATGACGTTATTGCCAGGAACTGTTGAGATTGTAAACAAGCCTTGAGGCGAGAGGAGGAGGGTTGTTAACGTACGAGCAGACAATTGATGCGGTGGTGGGacctttttacttttacttttcaaACGCAATTAAATATATCATATCAGATTGTTTGTGTGATTATATGAACTCACTGTCTTTCTAATTTCACTTACTTCAGAAATATAACTGTTATGGTTGTTACAACTGGACATTAGCTAGCTGACGTTACTAACCGTGGCAAGTTTTAACCTTATGTAACTAACTAGTTCTCACGTTGGATTGTTTGTAAACTATCTGTAGTGTTTCCCTCATTTAGTTAGCTACCAAGTACCATTGGCCATCTTTGCTCTCGGGTTGCGCACATGAATTTACATAATTCACATGCCCCAAAACAAGGATTCGATTTTAGTAGCATGCTAGCTACATATCTATTAGCATAGTGATCATTGCATTTGTCGCTCAGTTTCTGCGAGTGTAACCTTGCTGTGGTCCGAGCTAAGGTTAGCTTGCCCGTAAAATGTGTATACTCGCGTTAACTAGCTAGTTGGCTGCTAACAAGTTAGTTATATTGCATGCTAACTACTAACTTGGCGAAAGGGTCTTTGATTCCCAAGTAATACACTTTCAATTTACGTGAAGTGACTTGTAACATATCCATGTGTCAGCGGCTGAAGTAATTCATTGTTAACAATCTATTTGATGGGTAAGACTGTCTTAACTTATGGCATGGTTTCAT from Conger conger chromosome 2, fConCon1.1, whole genome shotgun sequence encodes the following:
- the junba gene encoding junB proto-oncogene, AP-1 transcription factor subunit a isoform X2, whose protein sequence is MNLNLTEPYRNLKSQLRAETDFYPASAEDVGSLKLASPELERLIIQNSNGVITTTPTPGQYFYARGITEEQEGFAEGFVKALDELHKMNQMPPPNVSIGAGGVTNCSAASSVFGGSLQPELPVYTTLNSSNTNLTSSSNYPSATISYLPHHQYQHHQATTHGSQLFQHSLPGQGLHQQRLMALKEEPQTVPDTQSSDGSPPMSPIDMENQERIKAERKRMRNRQAATKCRRRKLERISRLEDKVKILKTDNAGLSTTASVLREQVAQLKQKVMTHVSSGCQLMLTTKLKSF
- the junba gene encoding junB proto-oncogene, AP-1 transcription factor subunit a isoform X1, with the translated sequence MSTKMEQPFYHDDSFLSAYGHSDAALHDYKLLNQNMNLNLTEPYRNLKSQLRAETDFYPASAEDVGSLKLASPELERLIIQNSNGVITTTPTPGQYFYARGITEEQEGFAEGFVKALDELHKMNQMPPPNVSIGAGGVTNCSAASSVFGGSLQPELPVYTTLNSSNTNLTSSSNYPSATISYLPHHQYQHHQATTHGSQLFQHSLPGQGLHQQRLMALKEEPQTVPDTQSSDGSPPMSPIDMENQERIKAERKRMRNRQAATKCRRRKLERISRLEDKVKILKTDNAGLSTTASVLREQVAQLKQKVMTHVSSGCQLMLTTKLKSF